Proteins encoded within one genomic window of Jiangella mangrovi:
- a CDS encoding sensor histidine kinase, translating into MGRVRAATRATRRALPFLLRGVVSAAVALVLLIRVLLVAVFTLIGVGWLAIPSTVRAVRRWAGDERRRVTAFTCRPVPAPYDTSPDAPAVRTKVLLGDPATRRDVGWVLIHGLTGLVVGIGALLLPLSAVNAALALVYWRAMPADDPVEAPYAVTSWLGALGLVPIGAGWLVLTLLLVPLLGRWQAWAARGLLRPAKGAQLSERVTELTATRAAALEAHGAELRRIERDLHDGTQNRLVGVIMHLGIAERALRRDPASALPLLLKAQDQAADALGELRDVVRSIYPPILSERGLDGALAALAAGCAIPCTLRADGLRRLPAALEATAYFVVAEALTNTVKHSGAEHAEVMATVRPPAAPGEEETLVIEVRDDGHGGADESGGSGLAGIRRRVAGFDGRTEVTSPPGGPTLVRAVIPCAS; encoded by the coding sequence ATGGGCAGGGTGCGAGCGGCGACCAGGGCGACGCGACGGGCGCTGCCGTTCCTGCTGCGCGGCGTCGTCAGCGCGGCGGTCGCGCTGGTCCTGCTGATCCGGGTGCTGCTGGTGGCCGTGTTCACGCTGATCGGCGTGGGCTGGCTGGCCATCCCGTCGACGGTGCGGGCGGTGCGCCGGTGGGCCGGCGACGAGCGCCGCCGCGTCACGGCGTTCACCTGCCGCCCGGTCCCCGCGCCGTACGACACCTCGCCCGACGCACCCGCCGTCCGGACCAAGGTCCTGCTCGGCGACCCGGCCACCCGGCGCGACGTCGGCTGGGTCCTGATCCACGGCCTCACCGGCCTGGTCGTCGGCATCGGGGCGCTGCTGCTGCCGCTGAGCGCGGTGAACGCCGCCCTGGCGCTGGTGTACTGGCGCGCGATGCCGGCGGACGATCCGGTCGAGGCGCCGTACGCGGTGACGTCCTGGCTCGGCGCGCTGGGCCTGGTGCCCATCGGCGCCGGCTGGCTCGTGCTGACGCTGCTCCTGGTGCCGCTGCTGGGACGGTGGCAGGCCTGGGCGGCACGCGGGCTGCTGCGGCCGGCCAAGGGCGCCCAGCTGAGCGAGCGGGTCACCGAGCTGACGGCGACCCGCGCTGCCGCGCTGGAGGCGCACGGTGCCGAGCTGCGGCGCATCGAGCGCGACCTGCACGACGGCACCCAGAACCGGCTGGTCGGCGTCATCATGCACCTCGGCATCGCCGAGCGGGCGCTGCGCCGCGACCCCGCCTCGGCGCTGCCGCTGCTGCTCAAGGCGCAGGACCAGGCGGCCGACGCCCTGGGCGAGCTGCGCGACGTCGTCCGCAGCATCTACCCGCCGATCCTCTCCGAGCGCGGGCTCGACGGCGCGCTGGCGGCGCTCGCCGCCGGCTGCGCGATACCGTGCACGCTGCGCGCCGACGGGCTGCGCCGGCTGCCCGCCGCGCTCGAGGCCACCGCCTACTTCGTCGTCGCCGAGGCGCTGACCAACACCGTCAAGCACAGCGGCGCCGAGCATGCCGAGGTCATGGCGACGGTGCGGCCCCCGGCCGCCCCGGGCGAGGAGGAGACGCTGGTGATCGAGGTGCGCGACGACGGCCACGGCGGCGCCGACGAGTCCGGCGGCAGTGGGCTGGCCGGCATCCGCCGGCGGGTGGCCGGGTTCGACGGCCGCACCGAGGTGACCAGCCCGCCCGGCGGCCCCACGCTCGTGCGGGCGGTGATCCCGTGCGCGTCGTGA
- a CDS encoding ABC transporter ATP-binding protein → MHTMTAPAVRLDAVTKIYGSGDHRVTALREVGADLATGTFTAIMGPSGSGKSTFLQCAAGLDRPTSGSVRLGDTELSELSDNELTVVRRDRIGFVFQTYNLLSSLSVEDNVSLPLRLAGRTIDPAWIAQVAGSVGLAEHLQRRPAQLSGGQQQRVAIARALVTRPDAVFADEPTGALDTRTGRQVLELLRRVVDESGQTVIMVTHDPVAASFADRVLFLADGRITGVVDAPTAELVAERMTKLGAW, encoded by the coding sequence GTGCACACCATGACGGCACCGGCGGTCCGGCTCGACGCCGTGACCAAGATCTACGGGAGCGGCGACCACCGGGTGACGGCGCTGCGCGAGGTCGGCGCGGACCTCGCCACCGGCACCTTCACCGCGATCATGGGCCCGTCCGGGTCCGGCAAGAGCACCTTCCTGCAGTGCGCCGCCGGGCTGGACCGGCCGACGTCGGGCTCGGTCCGGCTGGGCGACACCGAACTGTCCGAGCTGTCGGACAACGAGCTGACCGTGGTCCGCCGCGACCGCATCGGCTTCGTCTTCCAGACCTACAACCTGCTGTCCTCGCTGAGCGTCGAGGACAACGTGTCGCTGCCACTGCGGCTGGCAGGCCGCACGATCGACCCCGCCTGGATCGCCCAGGTGGCCGGGTCGGTCGGACTGGCCGAGCACCTGCAGCGGCGTCCGGCCCAGCTCTCCGGCGGCCAGCAGCAGCGGGTGGCCATCGCCCGCGCGCTGGTCACCCGGCCCGACGCGGTGTTCGCCGACGAGCCCACCGGCGCGCTCGACACCCGCACCGGCCGGCAGGTGCTCGAGCTGCTGCGCCGCGTCGTCGACGAGAGCGGCCAGACGGTGATCATGGTGACGCACGACCCGGTCGCGGCGTCCTTCGCCGACCGCGTGCTGTTCCTCGCCGACGGCCGGATCACCGGAGTCGTGGACGCGCCGACGGCCGAGCTGGTCGCCGAGCGCATGACGAAGCTCGGGGCGTGGTGA
- a CDS encoding response regulator, translating to MRVVIAEDDTLLREGLALLLASEGIAVVAAVDNADDFLAALAAQTPDAAVVDVRLPPGFTDEGIAAAAAARRERPGFPVLVLSAYVEDSYATELLAGGADGVGYLLKERVGKVGEFLDALHRVAGGGTVMDPEVVSQLMVRRRADDPIRTLTPREREVLALMAEGLANPDIAARLVVTETAVSKHIRNIFAKLGLAQGDAGHRRVRAVLAYLES from the coding sequence GTGCGCGTCGTGATCGCCGAGGACGACACCCTGCTCCGCGAGGGCCTGGCGCTACTGCTGGCCAGTGAGGGCATCGCGGTGGTCGCCGCCGTCGACAACGCCGACGACTTCCTCGCCGCTCTGGCCGCACAGACGCCCGACGCCGCCGTCGTCGACGTCCGGCTGCCGCCCGGCTTCACCGACGAGGGCATCGCCGCCGCGGCCGCCGCCCGGCGCGAGCGGCCCGGCTTCCCCGTCCTCGTGCTGTCGGCCTACGTCGAGGACAGCTATGCCACCGAGCTGCTGGCCGGGGGCGCCGACGGCGTCGGCTACCTGCTCAAGGAGCGGGTCGGCAAGGTCGGCGAGTTCCTCGATGCGCTGCACCGCGTGGCCGGCGGCGGCACCGTCATGGACCCCGAGGTCGTGTCCCAGCTCATGGTCCGCCGCCGCGCCGACGACCCCATCCGCACGCTCACGCCGCGCGAGCGCGAGGTGCTGGCGCTCATGGCCGAGGGCCTGGCCAACCCCGACATCGCCGCCCGCCTGGTGGTCACCGAGACCGCCGTCAGCAAGCACATCCGCAACATCTTCGCCAAGCTCGGGCTGGCCCAGGGCGACGCCGGTCACCGGCGCGTGCGGGCGGTCCTGGCATATCTCGAATCATGA
- a CDS encoding RNA degradosome polyphosphate kinase codes for MAESTKPEERYLDRELSWLAFNTRVLELAEDPDIPLLERARFLAIFSSNLDEFYMIRVAGLKRRLAAGVAFPSVSGMMPREVHERTLERTRELMARQTKCFRSDVLPALVKEGIDIARWDDLDDAEHALLRRLFSERIFPVLTPLAVDPAHPFPYISGLSLNLAVVVRNPRNGTEHFARVKVPPNFPRFLPVADQRFVPLEDVIAAHLSQLFPGMDVLQHHTFRVTRNEDVEVEEDDAENLLTAMERELMRRRFGPAVRLEVEETVDPHVLDLLQRELGVSDGETFSLPGPLDLTGLTAIADLDRAELRYRPFLPATHRDLRDVESASPADMFAAISKSDVLVHHPYDSFSTSVQRFVEQAAADPRVLGIKQTLYRTSGDSPIVDALIDAAEAGKQVLAVVEIKARFDEQANISWARKLEQAGVHVVYGLVGLKTHCKLCLVVRDEAGGGIRRYSHIGTGNYHPRTARIYEDMGLLTADPEVAEDLNHLFNTLSGYSLESDYQRLLVAPHSLRTGIIDRIDREIEHHRAGRPARIRFKANSFVDEAIIDSLYEASAAGVPVDIWVRGICSIRAGVEGLSENIRVRSILGRFLEHSRIYSFENGGDVEHWIGSGDLMHRNLDRRVEALVKLRRPEHLQEIDGLYDLAFDPGTASWHLRPDGTWDRVHFGPDGEPLADMQQVLIERKQRRRSTT; via the coding sequence ATGGCCGAGTCGACGAAGCCGGAAGAGCGCTACCTCGACCGTGAGTTGTCGTGGCTGGCCTTCAACACCCGGGTACTGGAACTGGCCGAGGACCCCGACATCCCGCTGCTCGAGCGAGCCCGGTTCCTCGCCATCTTCTCCAGCAACCTCGACGAGTTCTACATGATCCGCGTCGCCGGGCTGAAGCGGCGCCTGGCCGCCGGCGTCGCGTTCCCCTCGGTCAGCGGCATGATGCCGCGCGAAGTGCACGAACGCACCCTCGAGCGCACCCGCGAGCTCATGGCCCGGCAGACCAAGTGCTTCCGCAGCGACGTGCTGCCGGCGCTGGTCAAAGAGGGCATCGACATCGCCCGCTGGGACGACCTCGACGACGCCGAGCACGCCCTGCTGCGGCGGCTGTTCAGCGAGCGCATCTTCCCGGTGCTGACGCCGCTGGCGGTCGACCCCGCCCACCCGTTCCCGTACATCTCCGGGCTGTCGCTGAACCTCGCCGTCGTGGTCCGCAACCCGCGCAACGGCACCGAGCACTTCGCCCGGGTCAAGGTCCCGCCCAACTTCCCCCGCTTCCTGCCGGTCGCCGACCAGCGCTTCGTCCCGCTCGAGGACGTCATCGCCGCGCACCTGTCGCAGCTGTTCCCCGGCATGGACGTCCTGCAGCACCACACCTTCCGGGTCACCCGCAACGAGGACGTCGAGGTCGAGGAGGACGACGCCGAGAACCTGCTGACCGCCATGGAGCGCGAGCTCATGCGGCGGCGGTTCGGCCCGGCGGTCCGGCTCGAGGTCGAAGAGACCGTCGACCCGCACGTCCTCGACCTGCTCCAGCGCGAGCTGGGCGTCAGCGACGGCGAGACGTTCTCGCTGCCCGGCCCGCTCGACCTCACCGGCCTCACCGCCATCGCCGACCTCGACCGCGCCGAGCTGCGCTACCGGCCGTTCCTGCCGGCCACCCACCGCGACCTGCGCGACGTCGAGTCCGCGTCGCCCGCCGACATGTTCGCCGCCATCTCGAAGTCCGACGTGCTCGTGCACCACCCGTACGACTCCTTCTCGACCAGCGTGCAGCGCTTCGTCGAGCAGGCCGCCGCCGACCCGCGCGTGCTGGGCATCAAGCAGACGCTCTACCGCACCAGCGGCGACTCCCCCATCGTCGACGCGCTCATCGACGCCGCCGAGGCCGGCAAGCAGGTGCTCGCCGTCGTCGAGATCAAGGCCCGGTTCGACGAGCAGGCCAACATCAGCTGGGCGCGCAAGCTCGAGCAGGCCGGCGTCCACGTCGTCTACGGCCTGGTCGGGCTCAAGACCCACTGCAAGCTCTGCCTGGTCGTGCGCGACGAGGCCGGCGGCGGCATCCGCCGCTACAGCCACATCGGCACCGGCAACTACCACCCGCGCACGGCCCGCATCTACGAGGACATGGGCCTGCTGACGGCCGACCCCGAGGTGGCCGAGGACCTCAACCACCTCTTCAACACGCTGTCCGGGTACTCGCTCGAGTCCGACTACCAGCGGCTCCTGGTGGCGCCGCACTCGCTGCGCACCGGCATCATCGACCGCATCGACCGCGAGATCGAGCACCACCGCGCCGGCCGCCCGGCGCGCATCCGGTTCAAGGCCAACAGCTTCGTCGACGAGGCCATCATCGACTCCCTGTACGAGGCGTCGGCGGCGGGCGTGCCGGTCGACATCTGGGTGCGCGGCATCTGCAGCATCCGCGCCGGCGTCGAAGGGCTGTCCGAGAACATCCGGGTGCGCAGCATCCTCGGCCGCTTCCTCGAGCACTCCCGCATCTACTCCTTCGAGAACGGCGGCGACGTCGAACACTGGATCGGCTCCGGCGACCTCATGCACCGCAACCTCGACCGCCGCGTCGAGGCGCTGGTGAAGCTGCGCCGGCCCGAGCACCTGCAAGAGATCGACGGCCTGTACGACCTCGCCTTCGATCCCGGCACGGCCTCCTGGCACCTGCGGCCCGACGGCACCTGGGACCGCGTGCACTTCGGTCCCGACGGCGAGCCGCTCGCCGACATGCAGCAGGTCCTCATCGAACGCAAGCAGCGCCGGAGGTCCACCACGTGA